The proteins below are encoded in one region of bacterium:
- a CDS encoding metalloregulator ArsR/SmtB family transcription factor, whose amino-acid sequence MPAKSPTPGPNGPNDRCEIDSFDPKKVAAARKLMLPADEIERMSSIFQCVAHPTRIKIIQALFTGELCVCDLAQVLGSSVSAVSHQLRTLRSLRLVKYRREGKMAYYSIDDEHVRALFALGLEHVRHG is encoded by the coding sequence ATGCCAGCCAAGTCACCAACGCCCGGCCCGAACGGCCCCAACGACCGCTGCGAAATCGACTCGTTTGATCCGAAGAAGGTGGCGGCGGCGCGAAAGTTGATGCTGCCCGCCGACGAGATCGAGCGGATGTCATCGATCTTCCAATGCGTGGCGCATCCGACACGCATCAAGATCATCCAGGCGCTGTTCACCGGCGAGCTGTGTGTCTGCGACTTGGCGCAGGTGCTCGGGTCAAGCGTGTCGGCGGTGTCGCATCAGTTGCGGACATTGCGGTCGCTGCGGCTGGTGAAGTATCGCCGCGAGGGCAAGATGGCCTACTACTCCATCGATGACGAGCATGTGCGGGCGCTCTTTGCGCTCGGGCTGGAGCATGTGCGGCATGGGTGA
- a CDS encoding 23S rRNA (pseudouridine(1915)-N(3))-methyltransferase RlmH — translation MRLTVIAIGKPRAPWAIAALEHYTRFLSKYTDVRFAWLKPAPASLENTGAIVRHEGDRILAHLTAEPGFAIACDKAGRSFTSETFAARLQKGIDAHGGRVCIIIGGAWGLDPRVQEAAHLAWSFGPLTFPHELALVTACEQTARALSILRGEGYHK, via the coding sequence ATGCGCCTGACCGTAATCGCCATCGGCAAGCCCCGCGCACCGTGGGCAATCGCCGCGCTGGAGCATTACACCAGGTTCCTGTCCAAGTACACCGACGTACGCTTCGCGTGGCTCAAACCCGCGCCGGCCTCGCTCGAGAACACAGGCGCCATTGTCCGCCATGAAGGCGACCGCATCCTGGCGCACCTGACGGCCGAACCAGGATTCGCCATCGCCTGCGACAAGGCCGGGAGGAGCTTCACATCCGAAACGTTCGCGGCGCGTCTGCAGAAGGGAATTGATGCGCATGGCGGCCGGGTGTGTATCATCATCGGCGGCGCTTGGGGGCTGGATCCCCGGGTGCAGGAAGCCGCCCATCTGGCCTGGTCGTTCGGCCCGTTGACCTTCCCGCACGAACTGGCGCTGGTCACCGCCTGCGAACAGACCGCCCGCGCCCTGTCCATCCTGCGTGGCGAGGGCTACCACAAGTAG
- the smc gene encoding chromosome segregation protein SMC has translation MYLKRIELNGFKTFPDLTEVILSPGITSVVGPNGCGKSNLMDAVRWVLGEQRARVLRGGKMEDVIFSGTPQRPGMSAAEVTLIVDNQSGGLPTDFTEVAITRRLDRSGESEYRLNGVPCRLKDIHDLLLDTGMGSHGYAVIQAAMIDAILSENPDERRFLFEEAAGVSKYKVRQKAALRKMEATEQDLLRLTDLKNEVATHVRSLARQKGMAERHRQLRDRWKAVDLALAVREYKRRLEQASALHQAHQQAREESATLSAQVDQLEIEWQALRVALDEAERVAQAAADRLTEATNLLHAHKTESIRWEDRQRHLREDQARLSERRQALTERLAELEKRRGVADYEANNARAARELIAERVVKVEQAYREARDAVAAREAALAEVDAEHTRIQHAHLRLASQREAWEHRREDVLRRREQLRERRDRQTALVAQAQTETDQLTGELEARRAEERALAETHTRLSAQFAEWENEKTRLTEESRQRDARLAELRAGRDLVAELIQRGEGLGQAAAQILADPRWAGRVAGWIDRLHPQHDWRHAVEAALAGRIGAIWCDDPATVAELVAHLASGAQGRATILDRSLLAPADTRPDIQAPEFSGWLSDKIECDTSDRPWVDALLGHVATAADTDAARRLFQAGQGRYAVVTPDGTLFAAPGIIQAGADSAEPLVGRADRLKDFDERIREAEAALASCEQALAALSARLIDQKPALDDAARRLTEMEAEISARQLALEAASTRLAEYRRRAAELDAEWAQQESLGLTDPATDGASETELQTRLAALAAALAEARAALAAAEEKQNQAAAILNQARVEVVESQAKLDAHVTEIRRCEESAAETRLEQESIQARLTEIAAEQETLAANLAGAAARERELQAACDQADSERAATRAEVARRKDAMSGVENRLRELRHTRDDAERKRAQIELELSGLRHDAEQTRLRIQETHGIDPASATIEETADSDDDLREKAESLKQQIDRLGPVNPLALEEYQTEKQRWDFLEKQVGDLRSAKQQLQETIDELNRTAGERFMETFNSARAHFQNVFTELFRGGEADVRLTEEGNPLESPIEIYARPRGKKFIGIRQLSGGERALTALALLFGLYLVKPSPFCILDEVDAPLDDANCGRFLRMIDRFKGRTQFIIVTHNKLTMEAADALYGVTMEQPGISKLVSVRLNRADESAAEPGLAEPRIAIDTAEPADVDS, from the coding sequence ACGGCTGCGGCAAATCCAACCTCATGGACGCCGTGCGCTGGGTGCTCGGCGAACAGCGCGCCCGCGTCCTGCGCGGCGGCAAGATGGAGGATGTGATCTTCTCCGGCACACCCCAGCGTCCCGGGATGTCGGCCGCCGAAGTCACCCTGATCGTCGACAACCAGTCCGGCGGTCTGCCCACCGACTTCACCGAAGTCGCCATCACCCGCCGTCTCGACCGCTCCGGTGAAAGCGAGTACCGTCTCAATGGCGTCCCCTGCCGTCTCAAGGACATCCACGACCTGTTGCTCGACACCGGGATGGGCTCGCACGGCTACGCCGTCATTCAGGCGGCGATGATCGACGCCATCCTCTCCGAAAACCCCGACGAGCGCCGCTTCCTCTTCGAGGAGGCCGCCGGCGTCTCGAAATACAAGGTCCGTCAGAAGGCCGCCCTGCGCAAAATGGAGGCGACCGAGCAGGATCTGCTGCGTCTCACCGACCTGAAGAATGAGGTCGCCACCCACGTTCGCTCGCTTGCGCGTCAGAAGGGGATGGCCGAACGCCACCGCCAGTTGCGCGACCGCTGGAAGGCCGTCGATCTGGCGCTGGCCGTGCGCGAGTACAAACGCCGCCTCGAACAGGCGTCCGCGCTGCATCAGGCGCACCAGCAGGCGCGCGAGGAGTCGGCCACTCTCTCCGCGCAGGTCGACCAGCTGGAGATCGAATGGCAAGCGTTGCGCGTCGCCCTCGACGAGGCCGAACGCGTCGCCCAGGCCGCCGCCGACCGTCTCACCGAGGCGACCAACCTCCTGCATGCGCACAAGACCGAGTCGATCCGCTGGGAGGATCGCCAGCGCCATCTGCGGGAGGACCAGGCGCGCCTGTCCGAACGGCGGCAGGCGCTGACGGAGCGTCTCGCCGAGCTGGAGAAGCGCCGCGGCGTCGCCGACTACGAAGCCAACAACGCCCGCGCCGCGCGCGAATTGATCGCCGAGCGCGTGGTGAAAGTGGAACAGGCCTACCGCGAAGCCCGCGACGCCGTCGCCGCGCGCGAAGCCGCCCTGGCCGAGGTCGATGCCGAGCACACCCGCATCCAGCATGCCCACCTGCGGCTGGCCTCCCAACGCGAGGCCTGGGAGCATCGCCGCGAGGATGTCTTGCGCCGTCGCGAGCAGTTGCGCGAACGCCGCGACCGTCAGACCGCCCTGGTGGCGCAGGCCCAGACCGAGACCGATCAACTCACCGGCGAACTTGAGGCCCGTCGCGCCGAAGAGCGCGCGCTCGCCGAAACGCACACCCGTCTCTCCGCCCAGTTCGCCGAGTGGGAGAACGAAAAGACCCGGTTGACCGAGGAGTCGCGCCAGCGCGACGCGCGGCTGGCCGAACTGCGCGCCGGACGCGACCTCGTCGCCGAACTGATCCAGCGCGGCGAGGGACTGGGGCAGGCGGCCGCGCAGATCCTCGCCGATCCGCGCTGGGCCGGACGTGTCGCCGGCTGGATTGACCGCCTCCATCCCCAGCACGATTGGCGGCATGCGGTCGAGGCGGCGCTGGCCGGCAGGATCGGCGCCATCTGGTGCGATGATCCCGCCACCGTCGCCGAACTGGTCGCACATCTGGCCAGCGGCGCGCAGGGACGCGCCACCATCCTCGATCGCTCGCTTCTGGCCCCGGCCGACACGCGCCCCGACATTCAGGCGCCCGAGTTTTCCGGCTGGCTCTCCGACAAAATCGAATGCGACACATCCGACCGTCCCTGGGTCGATGCGTTGCTGGGGCATGTCGCCACCGCCGCCGACACCGATGCCGCCCGCCGTCTCTTTCAGGCGGGGCAGGGGCGCTACGCCGTTGTCACGCCCGATGGCACGTTGTTCGCCGCGCCCGGCATCATTCAAGCCGGCGCCGACAGTGCGGAGCCGTTAGTCGGACGCGCCGACCGGCTCAAGGATTTCGATGAACGCATTCGCGAAGCCGAAGCCGCGTTGGCGTCCTGTGAACAGGCGCTCGCCGCCCTGAGCGCCCGCCTGATCGATCAGAAGCCGGCCCTCGACGATGCCGCGCGCCGCCTGACCGAGATGGAGGCCGAGATTTCCGCGCGGCAGTTGGCGCTCGAAGCAGCCAGCACCCGTCTGGCCGAATACCGCCGCCGCGCCGCCGAACTGGATGCGGAATGGGCCCAGCAGGAGTCGCTCGGCCTGACCGACCCCGCCACCGATGGCGCCTCGGAAACCGAACTGCAGACCCGTCTGGCCGCGCTGGCCGCCGCCCTGGCCGAGGCGCGCGCCGCGCTGGCCGCCGCCGAGGAGAAACAGAATCAGGCGGCCGCCATCCTCAATCAGGCGCGGGTCGAAGTGGTTGAATCGCAGGCCAAACTCGATGCCCACGTAACCGAAATCCGCCGCTGCGAGGAATCCGCCGCCGAGACCCGTCTGGAGCAGGAATCGATCCAGGCGCGCCTGACGGAAATCGCCGCCGAGCAGGAGACGCTCGCGGCCAATCTTGCAGGCGCCGCCGCGCGCGAACGCGAACTCCAGGCCGCCTGCGATCAGGCCGACAGCGAACGCGCCGCCACCCGCGCCGAAGTTGCCCGCCGCAAGGATGCGATGTCCGGCGTGGAGAATCGCCTGCGCGAACTACGGCACACCCGCGACGACGCCGAGCGCAAGCGCGCCCAGATCGAACTCGAACTCTCCGGGCTCCGTCATGATGCCGAGCAGACCCGTCTGCGCATCCAGGAGACTCACGGGATCGATCCCGCCTCGGCCACGATCGAAGAGACCGCCGACTCCGACGACGACCTGCGCGAGAAGGCCGAATCGCTCAAGCAGCAGATCGACCGCCTCGGCCCGGTCAACCCGTTGGCCCTCGAAGAGTACCAGACCGAAAAGCAACGCTGGGACTTCCTCGAAAAGCAGGTCGGCGACCTGCGCTCCGCCAAGCAGCAGTTGCAGGAGACCATCGACGAGCTCAACCGCACCGCCGGCGAGCGCTTCATGGAGACCTTCAACTCGGCGCGCGCGCACTTCCAGAATGTCTTCACCGAACTGTTCCGCGGCGGCGAGGCCGATGTCCGTCTGACCGAGGAGGGCAACCCGCTGGAGTCGCCGATCGAAATCTATGCCCGTCCACGTGGCAAGAAGTTCATCGGCATCCGCCAGCTCTCCGGCGGCGAACGCGCCCTCACCGCGCTGGCGCTGCTCTTCGGCCTCTACCTGGTCAAGCCGTCGCCCTTCTGCATTCTCGATGAAGTCGACGCGCCCCTCGATGACGCCAACTGTGGACGCTTCCTGCGGATGATCGATCGGTTCAAGGGACGCACCCAGTTTATCATCGTCACGCACAACAAGCTGACGATGGAGGCGGCCGACGCCCTCTATGGTGTGACCATGGAACAACCCGGCATCTCCAAACTGGTCTCGGTGCGTCTCAACCGCGCCGACGAATCGGCCGCCGAACCCGGCCTGGCCGAACCGCGCATCGCCATCGACACGGCCGAGCCCGCCGACGTCGACTCGTAA
- a CDS encoding outer membrane beta-barrel protein, translating into MRRLTLSVVTLVVIACCAAPASAFDAYHRFFLAACGGVVVPIGDFADDDLANPQAGGAKTGFDLGLRLEYGVTETFLVGGRFGYDRFDVKREMLDAIAPDLEAHWTLTEIFGLYGKFLAMPGAATRPYARAGAFLGKPELTFDSGDEIWSGEYDVSLGLEAAIGVTHMFSRNVGFGFEARFAHLFTSDSDSGDDAETLARIAGPSGVRDPGGNVSLIDLAAFVDYSF; encoded by the coding sequence ATGCGCCGACTCACGCTGTCCGTTGTCACGCTGGTTGTGATCGCCTGCTGCGCCGCTCCCGCGTCCGCCTTCGACGCGTACCATCGCTTCTTCCTTGCGGCCTGCGGCGGCGTGGTCGTCCCGATCGGGGACTTCGCCGATGATGATCTGGCCAATCCCCAGGCCGGCGGCGCCAAGACCGGCTTCGACTTGGGCCTCAGGCTGGAGTACGGCGTCACAGAAACCTTCCTGGTCGGCGGCCGTTTCGGCTACGACCGCTTCGACGTCAAGCGGGAGATGCTCGATGCGATCGCGCCCGACCTCGAAGCCCACTGGACACTGACCGAAATCTTCGGCCTCTACGGCAAGTTCCTGGCCATGCCCGGCGCGGCGACCCGTCCCTATGCACGCGCCGGCGCCTTCCTCGGCAAGCCCGAGCTGACCTTCGACAGCGGCGACGAGATCTGGTCGGGCGAATACGATGTCTCGCTCGGTCTCGAAGCGGCCATCGGCGTCACCCACATGTTCAGCCGCAATGTCGGCTTCGGGTTCGAGGCGCGTTTCGCCCACCTGTTCACCAGTGATTCCGATTCCGGTGACGATGCGGAGACCTTGGCGCGCATCGCCGGACCATCCGGCGTACGCGACCCCGGCGGCAACGTCAGTCTGATCGATCTGGCCGCTTTTGTCGACTATTCGTTCTAA
- a CDS encoding permease, translated as MKTWITNAAIETGRIALEMAPYIVLGLVAAVLIYAAFPKGQIFRWLGRRGIGSIIKGALAGIPLPLCSCGVVPVAMTLRRSGASDGATVSFLVSEPETGPDSIAVTWALINPLMTVLRPVAALVTATATGLAVERFAPRKAVFETDRTNGAERTDSSWAARLRGSFDYVMKDFLPDIANWLVVGIVLSGVLAVIIPDNWFERIGSFTQMVMGVVVGVPLYICASASTPIAAVFLAKGMSPGAALVFLLVGPATNAASFAVIVRELGARAATVYLAGMIITAVLLGVLVDATMGSWDWTPRIALVAADERIGIWHWAGLAALVAALGSVWWRQLRKSRLFAAAG; from the coding sequence ATGAAAACCTGGATCACCAACGCGGCGATAGAGACCGGGCGGATTGCGCTGGAGATGGCGCCTTATATCGTGCTCGGGCTTGTCGCGGCGGTGTTGATCTATGCGGCCTTCCCGAAGGGCCAGATTTTTCGCTGGCTGGGACGGCGTGGGATCGGCTCGATCATCAAGGGGGCGTTGGCGGGAATTCCCCTTCCCTTGTGCTCATGCGGCGTCGTGCCGGTGGCAATGACGTTGCGTCGCAGCGGCGCCTCCGACGGGGCGACTGTCTCCTTTCTGGTGTCGGAGCCCGAGACCGGTCCGGATTCGATCGCGGTGACCTGGGCGTTGATCAATCCGCTGATGACGGTGCTGCGGCCGGTGGCGGCGTTGGTCACGGCGACCGCCACGGGGCTGGCGGTGGAGCGGTTTGCGCCGCGCAAGGCGGTGTTCGAAACGGACAGGACCAATGGGGCCGAGAGGACCGATTCTTCGTGGGCGGCGCGGCTGCGGGGATCGTTTGACTATGTGATGAAGGACTTTCTGCCCGACATCGCCAATTGGCTGGTTGTAGGGATTGTGTTGTCGGGCGTGTTGGCGGTGATCATTCCCGACAACTGGTTTGAGCGCATCGGATCGTTTACGCAGATGGTCATGGGTGTGGTGGTGGGTGTCCCGCTTTACATCTGCGCGTCGGCGTCGACGCCGATCGCGGCGGTCTTCCTCGCCAAGGGGATGAGCCCCGGGGCGGCGCTGGTCTTCCTGCTGGTGGGGCCGGCGACAAACGCGGCGTCGTTTGCGGTCATCGTGCGCGAACTGGGGGCACGGGCCGCAACGGTCTATCTGGCGGGAATGATCATAACGGCGGTGCTGTTGGGCGTTTTGGTCGATGCGACGATGGGTTCATGGGACTGGACACCCAGGATCGCGTTGGTTGCGGCGGATGAACGCATCGGCATCTGGCACTGGGCAGGGCTGGCGGCGCTGGTGGCCGCGCTGGGGTCGGTGTGGTGGCGGCAATTGCGCAAGAGCCGCCTGTTCGCCGCGGCGGGTTGA
- the ftsY gene encoding signal recognition particle-docking protein FtsY — protein MVRSFFQKLKDGLSKTHRNLTDKIKESIGLQPKFDPALFDDLEAALIAADCGLDLAVELTETTREACKRDNVGDSDGVIARLKQAMADVLRHSARPASGSIGRPQVTVFVGVNGAGKTTSIGKIGCHHARAGRSVIFAAADTFRAAAGEQLEIWAERAGAQIVASQHGADPAAVAYDAVAAAKARGVDVVLIDTAGRLQTKSNLMAELAKVRRSVDKALGNDAPKPEVLLVMDATTGQNGLSQAQEFTKAVGVDGIVLTKLDGTAKGGIVLAIAHTLKIPVAWVGVGEGIEDLETFDPDEFVEALFA, from the coding sequence ATCGTGCGTTCCTTTTTTCAGAAACTCAAAGACGGCCTCTCCAAGACTCACAGGAACCTCACCGACAAGATCAAGGAATCGATCGGCCTCCAGCCGAAGTTCGATCCCGCGCTCTTCGACGATCTTGAGGCGGCCCTGATCGCCGCCGATTGCGGCCTCGACCTGGCCGTCGAACTGACCGAGACCACCCGCGAGGCCTGCAAGCGTGACAACGTCGGCGACTCCGATGGCGTGATCGCCCGGCTCAAGCAGGCGATGGCCGATGTCCTGCGCCACAGCGCCCGCCCCGCATCCGGTTCGATCGGACGGCCGCAGGTGACGGTCTTCGTCGGCGTCAACGGCGCGGGGAAGACCACCTCGATCGGCAAGATCGGTTGCCACCATGCCCGCGCCGGACGCTCCGTCATCTTCGCTGCCGCCGACACCTTTCGCGCCGCCGCCGGCGAACAACTGGAAATCTGGGCCGAACGCGCCGGCGCGCAGATCGTGGCATCGCAGCATGGCGCCGATCCGGCCGCGGTCGCTTACGATGCCGTCGCCGCCGCCAAGGCGCGCGGCGTCGATGTCGTGCTGATCGACACCGCCGGACGCCTCCAGACCAAATCGAACCTGATGGCCGAGCTGGCCAAGGTGCGCCGCTCGGTCGACAAGGCGCTGGGCAACGATGCGCCCAAACCGGAAGTCCTGCTGGTCATGGATGCGACCACCGGGCAGAATGGTCTGTCACAGGCGCAGGAATTCACCAAGGCCGTCGGCGTCGATGGCATCGTGCTCACCAAACTCGATGGCACCGCCAAAGGTGGCATCGTGCTGGCGATCGCCCACACACTGAAGATTCCCGTCGCCTGGGTCGGTGTCGGCGAGGGAATAGAGGATCTCGAAACCTTTGACCCCGACGAGTTCGTCGAAGCCCTCTTCGCCTGA
- a CDS encoding outer membrane beta-barrel protein, with protein sequence MRKVIVLTSVLMVALLFSSAAQAEVLGRFAVSPYGGVVIPIGDFADNDPENENSLGAKTGFGLGAMAEYGLTENVMVGGRFGYNQFGFDEDMSPVEGATLDGPKWTVMEFGAFVKLLLSAGSNTRPYFKAGVNAGKAKFKTDAEAGGESGEVEIDVATALGLEGGVGVLHMFSPNLGGFVEGSFNHLMTDGKDVELTVDGDSFGTEEATTNVQWIAVRAGVSFFFGGK encoded by the coding sequence ATGCGCAAAGTGATCGTTCTGACATCCGTACTGATGGTCGCCCTGCTCTTCAGCAGCGCCGCCCAGGCGGAAGTCCTCGGCCGGTTCGCCGTCTCACCGTATGGCGGCGTTGTCATTCCGATCGGTGACTTCGCCGACAACGATCCCGAAAATGAGAATTCACTGGGCGCCAAGACGGGGTTCGGACTCGGCGCGATGGCGGAGTATGGTCTGACCGAGAATGTCATGGTCGGCGGCCGCTTCGGTTACAATCAGTTTGGATTCGACGAAGACATGTCGCCGGTCGAGGGCGCCACACTGGACGGTCCAAAGTGGACCGTGATGGAGTTCGGTGCCTTTGTGAAGCTTCTGCTTTCAGCCGGCAGCAACACCCGCCCGTACTTCAAAGCCGGAGTCAACGCGGGGAAAGCGAAGTTCAAAACGGATGCCGAGGCCGGAGGTGAAAGCGGCGAAGTCGAAATAGACGTCGCAACAGCGCTCGGCCTGGAAGGCGGGGTCGGAGTCTTGCACATGTTCTCGCCGAATCTCGGCGGTTTCGTCGAGGGAAGCTTCAATCACCTGATGACTGACGGCAAGGATGTCGAATTGACCGTCGACGGTGATTCGTTCGGCACGGAAGAGGCGACGACCAACGTGCAGTGGATCGCCGTCCGCGCCGGCGTGTCGTTCTTCTTCGGCGGCAAGTAG
- a CDS encoding thioredoxin family protein, producing MRRAHLSIRYILAAAIVMIAGENAMAGWYTDSIKTAPVIEIRGELADTARCRELGDRYIDDNLDYLLSANEWLIVNFCAYWCGDCNNFTPDFNRAAGQSAYAGIRWAYADIDGTRGNENMRKRFSLPGTPVVILFHKGEIVKDADGNPAILDGHAGDKTYDDIIAYLNAHYRP from the coding sequence ATGCGACGTGCCCATTTGTCCATCCGCTACATTCTCGCCGCGGCGATTGTCATGATCGCCGGGGAGAATGCCATGGCCGGCTGGTACACTGACTCGATCAAAACCGCGCCCGTGATCGAAATCCGCGGCGAACTGGCCGACACCGCCCGTTGCCGCGAGCTGGGCGACCGCTACATCGACGACAATCTCGACTACCTGCTCTCCGCGAACGAATGGCTGATCGTCAACTTCTGCGCCTACTGGTGCGGCGACTGCAACAACTTCACCCCCGATTTCAACCGCGCCGCCGGCCAATCCGCCTACGCCGGCATTCGCTGGGCCTACGCCGACATCGATGGCACCCGCGGCAACGAAAACATGCGCAAACGTTTCAGTCTGCCCGGTACGCCGGTAGTGATCCTTTTCCACAAGGGCGAGATTGTCAAAGACGCCGACGGCAACCCCGCCATCCTCGATGGCCACGCCGGCGACAAGACCTACGACGACATCATCGCCTACCTGAACGCGCACTACCGTCCGTAG